The proteins below are encoded in one region of Deltaproteobacteria bacterium:
- the thrH gene encoding bifunctional phosphoserine phosphatase/homoserine phosphotransferase ThrH → MLACLDLEGVLVPEIWINVAQRTAIAELRRTTRDEPDYDKLMRRRLEILAEHGLRLADIQRVIAGMRPLDGALEFLDWLRQRFQVLILSDTFDEFAAPLMAQLGYPTLFCNSLVVDDDGRVRDYRIRIRDGKRKAVMALKLLNFAVIAAGDSYNDTSMLAEADAGILFRPPDNVIRDFPQFPVTQTYDELRAAFSRAAGLRQ, encoded by the coding sequence ATGTTGGCCTGTCTCGATCTCGAAGGGGTGCTGGTTCCTGAAATCTGGATCAACGTGGCGCAGCGCACCGCCATCGCCGAGTTGCGGCGCACCACGCGCGATGAGCCCGATTACGACAAGCTGATGCGGCGGCGGCTGGAGATTCTCGCCGAGCACGGCCTGCGCCTGGCGGATATCCAGCGCGTCATCGCCGGTATGCGCCCGCTCGACGGCGCGCTCGAGTTCCTCGACTGGCTGCGCCAGCGCTTTCAGGTGCTGATCTTGTCCGACACCTTCGACGAGTTCGCAGCGCCGCTGATGGCGCAGCTCGGTTACCCGACGTTGTTCTGCAATTCCCTGGTGGTTGACGATGACGGCCGCGTTCGCGACTACCGCATTCGGATTCGCGACGGCAAGCGCAAGGCGGTCATGGCGCTCAAGCTGCTCAACTTCGCGGTGATTGCCGCCGGGGATTCCTACAACGACACCAGCATGCTGGCGGAAGCCGACGCCGGCATCCTGTTTCGTCCGCCCGACAACGTCATTCGCGACTTCCCGCAGTTCCCGGTGACACAGACGTACGACGAGTTACGGGCGGCATTCTCGCGGGCCGCCGGCCTGCGCCAGTAG